In the genome of Candidatus Reidiella endopervernicosa, one region contains:
- a CDS encoding PAS domain-containing protein, with product MILEAAGEGVFGLDSEGRHTFVNPRAAELLGFEAEELIGKRSHETWHYRHEDGSDYPDHDCPIYSVLHSGVMRQGVEYFVRKDGTMIPVDYVATPLLDRGHANGAVVTFNDISERLAAEEYQRQATTVFESTNDGIIVTDAEGKIRLHSGL from the coding sequence ATGATTCTCGAGGCGGCTGGAGAGGGGGTGTTTGGTCTGGATAGTGAGGGACGTCATACCTTTGTCAATCCGCGGGCCGCTGAACTGCTCGGTTTTGAGGCGGAGGAGCTGATTGGTAAACGCTCTCATGAGACCTGGCACTATCGTCATGAGGATGGCAGTGACTATCCTGATCACGACTGTCCAATCTATTCGGTTTTGCATTCTGGTGTGATGCGCCAGGGTGTTGAGTACTTTGTGCGCAAAGACGGCACCATGATCCCCGTAGATTATGTTGCTACACCACTGCTTGATAGGGGACACGCCAACGGTGCGGTTGTTACATTTAACGACATCTCTGAGCGACTGGCCGCCGAGGAGTATCAGCGTCAGGCGACTACGGTATTTGAGAGTACCAATGACGGCATTATCGTTACCGATGCAGAAGGTAAAATTCGTCTTCACTCAGGCCTTTAG
- a CDS encoding transporter substrate-binding domain-containing protein, translating into MDKNNNWLGSFIALIVLLSVLLPLSVTAAPDQPFELTAEEQRWLEAHPRIRIGTMNAWPPMDYVDKSGRPLGIGTEFIRAINIRLGHRLEIVPGSWEENYRLAKEHRLDALMGVTPLAEREQFFNFTTPYIEIPHLIFTRNDASYKGSLDDLAGQTVAVERGFFIVHLLESKYPKIKVREFDTTSDALDALSKGAVDAYVGNRAAAMYVIESELIINVKAHRESLFLRKFVLGIQAQANSKNFTRPFMPAAPRRPAFVA; encoded by the coding sequence ATGGATAAAAACAATAATTGGCTAGGGAGTTTTATTGCACTGATTGTGCTACTTAGCGTGCTGTTGCCGTTATCAGTGACTGCGGCTCCTGATCAACCCTTTGAATTGACCGCCGAAGAGCAGCGCTGGCTCGAGGCGCATCCCCGCATCCGTATCGGCACCATGAACGCCTGGCCGCCGATGGACTATGTCGACAAGAGCGGCCGGCCACTCGGCATCGGCACTGAGTTCATCCGCGCTATCAATATCCGTCTGGGGCATCGACTCGAGATTGTGCCCGGCTCCTGGGAGGAGAATTATCGCTTAGCTAAGGAACACCGACTTGATGCCTTGATGGGAGTAACGCCACTCGCTGAGCGCGAGCAGTTCTTCAACTTCACTACACCCTATATTGAGATTCCTCACCTCATTTTCACTCGCAACGATGCGTCATACAAAGGTTCGCTCGATGATCTTGCTGGACAGACCGTTGCTGTTGAGCGGGGCTTTTTTATCGTTCATCTGCTGGAGTCTAAATACCCGAAGATCAAGGTCAGAGAGTTTGATACGACCAGCGATGCACTCGATGCACTCTCCAAAGGTGCGGTGGATGCCTATGTCGGTAATCGTGCGGCGGCGATGTATGTGATCGAGAGTGAGCTGATTATCAATGTTAAGGCGCACCGGGAGTCGCTATTTTTGCGAAAGTTTGTTTTGGGCATCCAAGCCCAAGCAAACAGCAAAAACTTCACGCGACCGTTTATGCCTGCGGCGCCTCGACGTCCTGCGTTCGTTGCGTAA
- a CDS encoding transporter substrate-binding domain-containing protein → MRKDLPLLAGILNRALADIDRDELRVIHKSWVGELKEAELGLTYAERAWLDHHPVIRVSSEADYAPFDYRIAGKPAGYSVELVEILADRIGVELEFVKDSWSNMLGMAKRGEIDLLHSVFDYPSERKRYLKFTRPYKGVVNVIVTRSELTHIDELRELKDLRVAVVKDDSLIVALKGVVDDQQLVYFDSYSDAFNSVAAGKTDATLTELPTATHLINELYLNNLVITAKSDALGGRDQRYRLAVRNDWPMLASILDKALDSLSVAELRRLDAKWLKLPEPPRQRASQLALSAREKGWIDKHPVVSIAFDENYPPYSFRNEKGEFVGIAVDFARELAQRAGFYFEPYEEGTWKKLYMAAEKRDVDVIATLVKRKEREELFAFTRPYVSLAQYIVTRKEDLGVITRPEDLSGRRMALVKGYSMSDVLLEEIEGIEPLYVMNLNEGLEAVSAGKADATIGAIGMAHHLITQAGLPNLGFATLYSKGQSEQRFGVRKDWPELATILGKALDSLSDEEVLAIFGNWTRPEIARTEAELTESRVALTEEERAWLETHPVIRVHNEQNWAPFNFIEKGRPKGYSIDYMNLLASKLGIEVEYLSGPSWDDFLSMMKRNELDVMLNIVDTEDRRDYINFTDSYLRSLTGIYVRQDEPLITSLEALEGNTVALPSGFFEQELIERYYPNIKMHLVKDNLLALQAVMLGEADAAIGEPAVMNHLMLEQSIFNIRLSGSISDPRFDNVLNLGVRKDWPTLRTILQKAMDSVAYQERQHLRERWLPQAAAKLTQRIDLSAEEIAWLKAHPVIRVSNELDWPPYDYNVAGRPTGFSIDYLHMLADKVGVELEFVTDSWAALMERFKRGEIDLIHPLHYSNERAEIMHFTKPFFTLSCVAVVRKEDDEITSLKQLYGKTLAGADDWALTNYIREHH, encoded by the coding sequence GTGCGCAAGGATCTGCCGCTTCTGGCGGGGATACTCAATCGTGCGCTTGCAGATATCGACCGTGATGAGCTACGCGTGATCCATAAATCGTGGGTAGGTGAACTGAAAGAGGCAGAGTTGGGGCTTACCTATGCGGAGCGTGCCTGGCTCGATCACCATCCGGTTATCCGTGTTTCCAGCGAGGCCGATTATGCACCGTTCGACTACCGTATTGCAGGCAAGCCTGCCGGCTATTCTGTGGAGCTGGTGGAGATTCTGGCCGATCGGATCGGCGTCGAATTGGAGTTTGTGAAAGATAGTTGGAGCAATATGCTGGGGATGGCGAAACGGGGAGAGATCGATCTGCTCCATTCGGTCTTCGACTATCCCAGCGAGCGTAAGCGCTATCTGAAGTTCACCCGGCCTTATAAAGGTGTCGTCAATGTCATCGTTACGCGCAGTGAGTTGACTCATATCGATGAGTTGCGGGAACTGAAAGATCTTCGTGTGGCGGTAGTAAAAGATGATTCGCTGATCGTCGCCCTGAAGGGAGTCGTTGACGATCAACAGCTGGTCTATTTCGATAGCTACTCCGATGCGTTCAACTCGGTCGCTGCCGGCAAGACAGACGCTACCCTTACAGAGCTGCCAACGGCGACTCACCTGATCAATGAACTCTATCTCAATAACCTGGTGATCACCGCCAAGAGTGACGCGCTGGGGGGGCGCGATCAGCGCTACCGCCTTGCGGTGCGAAATGACTGGCCGATGCTTGCCTCAATTCTGGATAAGGCGCTCGACTCTCTCTCGGTGGCAGAGTTGCGTCGTCTCGATGCAAAGTGGTTGAAGCTTCCGGAGCCGCCGAGACAACGCGCTTCCCAGCTTGCGCTCTCTGCGCGTGAGAAGGGGTGGATCGATAAACACCCGGTTGTGAGCATCGCCTTTGACGAAAACTATCCGCCCTACAGCTTTCGCAATGAGAAGGGGGAGTTTGTTGGAATTGCGGTCGACTTCGCACGTGAGCTTGCACAGCGGGCCGGTTTTTATTTCGAGCCCTATGAGGAGGGAACGTGGAAAAAACTCTATATGGCAGCCGAGAAGCGCGATGTTGATGTAATCGCCACGCTGGTCAAACGCAAGGAGCGTGAGGAGCTGTTTGCGTTCACACGTCCATATGTTTCCCTGGCCCAATATATCGTGACCCGCAAGGAGGATCTGGGGGTGATAACCCGCCCGGAGGATCTATCCGGTAGGCGGATGGCGCTGGTAAAGGGCTACTCAATGAGTGATGTACTGCTCGAGGAGATCGAGGGTATTGAACCGCTCTATGTAATGAATCTCAACGAGGGGCTGGAGGCCGTCTCGGCCGGTAAGGCGGATGCAACCATCGGTGCTATCGGTATGGCACACCACCTGATTACCCAGGCGGGATTGCCCAATCTTGGCTTCGCCACCCTCTACTCGAAGGGCCAGTCTGAGCAGCGATTTGGCGTGCGCAAGGATTGGCCTGAACTTGCCACCATTCTCGGTAAGGCACTCGATTCGCTCAGCGATGAGGAGGTGCTGGCAATCTTTGGCAACTGGACTCGCCCCGAGATCGCTCGTACCGAGGCCGAGCTGACGGAATCACGTGTTGCATTGACTGAGGAGGAGCGTGCCTGGCTCGAGACGCATCCAGTGATTCGCGTACATAACGAACAGAACTGGGCACCCTTTAACTTTATCGAGAAGGGGAGGCCGAAGGGCTACTCGATCGACTACATGAACCTGCTGGCCAGCAAGCTCGGTATCGAGGTGGAGTATCTATCGGGACCGAGCTGGGATGATTTTCTTAGCATGATGAAACGCAATGAGCTCGATGTGATGCTCAATATCGTCGATACCGAGGATCGGCGCGACTACATCAACTTTACCGATAGCTATCTGCGCTCGCTGACCGGAATCTATGTACGACAGGATGAACCGCTGATCACCTCGCTCGAAGCGCTGGAGGGGAATACGGTTGCGTTGCCGAGTGGCTTCTTCGAACAGGAGCTGATCGAGCGCTACTATCCCAATATCAAGATGCATCTGGTGAAGGATAATCTGTTGGCACTGCAGGCGGTTATGCTGGGTGAGGCCGATGCCGCCATCGGTGAGCCGGCGGTGATGAACCATCTGATGCTGGAGCAGAGCATCTTCAATATTCGCCTCTCAGGCAGTATCTCCGACCCACGCTTCGATAATGTCTTAAACCTCGGTGTGCGTAAGGATTGGCCGACACTGCGCACGATCCTACAGAAGGCGATGGATAGTGTTGCCTATCAGGAGAGACAACACCTGCGAGAACGATGGTTGCCACAGGCCGCAGCAAAATTGACTCAGAGAATTGATCTGAGTGCCGAGGAGATCGCGTGGCTCAAGGCCCATCCTGTGATACGTGTCTCCAACGAACTTGACTGGCCCCCCTACGATTACAACGTTGCTGGCAGACCGACCGGTTTCTCAATCGACTATCTGCATATGCTTGCGGACAAGGTCGGTGTTGAGCTTGAGTTTGTGACCGACTCCTGGGCCGCTTTAATGGAGCGGTTCAAACGGGGCGAGATCGATCTTATCCATCCGCTTCACTACAGCAACGAGCGTGCCGAGATCATGCACTTTACCAAGCCCTTTTTCACGCTCTCGTGTGTGGCGGTGGTTCGGAAAGAGGATGATGAGATCACCAGCCTGAAGCAGCTCTACGGTAAGACCCTGGCGGGTGCGGACGACTGGGCGTTGACCAACTATATTCGCGAGCACCATTGA
- a CDS encoding PAS domain S-box protein, with product MLELHRHIDQVRDIAISIALSEMVLVALFSLVFGSFLTRQLLALTTGAERLSAGELGYQLEVKGSDELAQTAVAFNAMSHDLLADRHKRNAIMIASLDPIITTDKDGHILECNAATERVFGLAERELIKRSLVETLILEEHRTHYLNLLHGLAAPRDISLSAQRFEIRCQRGDGSPFTAELSVGSSEFDSEVYL from the coding sequence ATGCTCGAACTGCATCGACATATCGATCAGGTGCGCGATATTGCGATATCGATCGCTCTCTCAGAGATGGTACTGGTCGCGCTCTTCTCACTCGTGTTTGGTAGTTTTTTAACACGACAGCTGCTTGCGCTCACAACGGGAGCAGAGCGCCTTTCTGCGGGTGAGTTGGGTTATCAGCTGGAGGTGAAGGGGAGTGATGAGTTGGCTCAGACTGCTGTGGCGTTCAACGCCATGTCGCACGATTTACTCGCCGACCGCCATAAGCGAAATGCAATCATGATCGCCTCTCTCGATCCGATCATTACGACGGATAAAGATGGCCACATACTTGAGTGTAATGCCGCGACCGAACGTGTATTTGGCCTCGCGGAGAGAGAACTGATAAAGCGCTCTCTGGTCGAAACGCTGATCCTGGAGGAGCATCGCACGCACTACCTTAATCTGCTTCATGGTTTGGCCGCACCAAGAGACATTTCTCTCTCTGCACAACGCTTTGAGATTCGTTGCCAGCGGGGAGATGGAAGTCCATTTACAGCTGAGCTCTCGGTGGGTAGTTCCGAATTCGATTCCGAAGTCTATCTGTGA
- a CDS encoding glycerate kinase, with product MKVVLAPNALKGSLSSSDCASAMAVGVRRVVPDAVCIELPMADGGDGMRDAFMALDGFELCEIVVEGPLGDSVTAPFLLDSENATAVIEMADASGLALLDPARLDPVNASTVGVGQLMVAALDAGAERIVLGIGGSATNDAATGLAIALGVRFLDGAGQLLKGCGGSLTQVASIDLSGLDPRMTDLSLDIVCDVDNPFIGPEGAAALYGPQKGADAATVQVLDAGMAHFAEVLKEVTGVDVCEMPGAGAAGGMGGGLHALFGARLLPGAELMAEVVGLDTALEGADLVITAEGRIDGQTAHGKAPAEVAKRAKAAGVPCVAIAGSLGDGYQQLADVGIDACFSLCAGPISLEEAMAQASELMSDTTEQAVRLFIASKLY from the coding sequence GTGAAGGTTGTCCTTGCCCCCAACGCCCTCAAGGGGAGTCTGTCGAGCAGTGATTGTGCTTCTGCGATGGCGGTCGGTGTGCGGCGTGTTGTGCCCGATGCTGTCTGTATTGAACTGCCGATGGCCGATGGTGGTGATGGGATGCGTGATGCATTCATGGCGCTTGATGGTTTTGAACTGTGTGAGATCGTCGTTGAGGGGCCGCTGGGTGATTCGGTGACTGCCCCTTTTCTTTTGGACAGTGAGAACGCCACGGCGGTGATCGAGATGGCCGACGCCTCGGGGCTGGCGCTGCTCGATCCTGCTCGACTCGATCCGGTTAACGCTTCTACTGTGGGTGTCGGTCAGTTGATGGTGGCGGCGCTTGATGCGGGTGCAGAGCGGATTGTGCTCGGTATCGGGGGGAGTGCGACCAACGACGCGGCGACTGGTCTCGCTATTGCGCTGGGTGTACGTTTTCTTGATGGTGCTGGTCAGCTGCTGAAGGGGTGTGGTGGTTCGTTGACGCAGGTCGCGTCGATCGATCTATCCGGACTCGATCCGCGTATGACCGATCTATCGCTCGATATTGTCTGTGATGTCGATAATCCCTTTATTGGACCCGAAGGGGCGGCGGCGCTCTATGGGCCACAGAAGGGGGCCGATGCGGCGACCGTGCAGGTGTTGGATGCAGGCATGGCCCACTTTGCCGAAGTCTTGAAGGAGGTGACCGGTGTCGATGTGTGTGAGATGCCGGGTGCCGGTGCGGCGGGCGGTATGGGGGGAGGGCTCCATGCGCTTTTCGGGGCTCGCCTGCTACCGGGGGCGGAGCTGATGGCCGAGGTGGTCGGACTCGATACCGCGCTCGAGGGTGCTGATCTGGTGATCACCGCCGAGGGTCGGATCGATGGCCAGACGGCACATGGCAAGGCACCTGCTGAGGTGGCGAAACGTGCCAAAGCGGCAGGTGTACCGTGTGTGGCAATAGCCGGTTCGTTGGGTGATGGCTACCAGCAGCTCGCTGATGTTGGCATTGATGCCTGCTTCTCGCTCTGTGCTGGGCCGATATCGCTTGAGGAGGCGATGGCGCAGGCATCGGAGTTGATGAGTGATACCACAGAGCAGGCCGTCCGGCTCTTTATTGCTTCAAAACTGTACTAA